The following are from one region of the Candidatus Acidulodesulfobacterium ferriphilum genome:
- a CDS encoding methylated-DNA--[protein]-cysteine S-methyltransferase gives MLYIFEFKTKIADLEIKLSENCIEEIKIKNPDIKTFKEFNGRRLNQNGQSLILLGQNDYNRLDYLCSLINLLDNYFSGKIADFAKTPVNFSYYGDFTKKILFASRSIKYGETMSYKELALKAGFEGTYSRACAGALSINKTPIVIPCHRIITSGGKLGGYSGGGGAHFKAKLLSLERRSFSF, from the coding sequence TTGTTATATATTTTTGAATTTAAGACAAAAATAGCCGATTTGGAAATAAAGTTATCGGAAAATTGTATCGAAGAAATAAAAATAAAAAATCCCGATATCAAAACTTTTAAGGAATTTAACGGCAGGCGGTTAAATCAAAACGGGCAATCTTTAATATTGCTGGGGCAGAATGATTATAACCGCCTGGACTATTTATGCAGCCTGATAAATCTATTGGATAACTATTTTTCGGGCAAAATTGCCGACTTCGCAAAAACCCCCGTAAACTTTTCTTACTACGGCGATTTTACAAAAAAGATACTTTTTGCCTCACGCTCTATTAAGTACGGCGAAACGATGTCATACAAGGAACTTGCGCTGAAAGCAGGCTTTGAAGGAACTTACTCGAGGGCTTGCGCCGGCGCTTTATCTATAAACAAAACGCCCATCGTTATACCGTGCCACAGGATAATAACCTCCGGCGGAAAATTGGGCGGATATTCCGGGGGCGGAGGCGCACATTTTAAAGCCAAACTGCTTTCGTTGGAGCGGCGCTCCTTTTCTTTTTGA
- a CDS encoding zinc ribbon domain-containing protein has product MPIREYKCKDCGNYMEVIQGINEKPLGTCPECGGKLEKLISNSSFVLKGSGWYKTDYSSSSSENASQKTKTENAATPAPACSCANKTCGHN; this is encoded by the coding sequence ATGCCTATCAGGGAATACAAATGCAAAGACTGCGGCAATTATATGGAAGTGATTCAGGGTATTAATGAAAAACCTTTGGGAACCTGTCCTGAATGCGGAGGAAAATTAGAAAAGCTCATATCGAATTCAAGTTTTGTGTTAAAAGGTTCGGGCTGGTATAAGACCGATTACAGCAGTTCTAGTTCGGAAAACGCATCCCAAAAAACAAAAACGGAAAACGCGGCAACCCCTGCTCCTGCTTGTTCCTGCGCCAATAAAACTTGCGGGCATAATTAA